A window of the Microbulbifer aggregans genome harbors these coding sequences:
- the hemE gene encoding uroporphyrinogen decarboxylase gives MSDAKPSELKNDRFLRALMRQPVDRTPVWMMRQAGRYLPEYRATRAQAGSFMDLCRNTELACEVTLQPLERYPLDAAILFSDILTIPDAMGLGLYFEEGEGPKFHKPVRTEADIQRLEVVNSESDLDYVMNAVRTIRGELHGRVPLIGFSGSPWTLATYMVEGGSSRDFARCKEMLYSRPELMHQLLSVLADSVTDYLNAQIRAGAQAVQIFDTWGGALSHGAYREFSLQYMERIVAGLIKEADGRPVPSILFTKGGGQWLESMAESGASALGLDWTTDIGAARARVGDRVALQGNLDPAVLYATPERIREEVAAILAAFGQGTGHIFNLGHGITPKVDPEHARAMIEAVVELSPKYHL, from the coding sequence ATGTCCGACGCCAAGCCCTCTGAACTGAAGAATGACCGTTTCCTGCGCGCCCTGATGCGCCAGCCTGTGGACCGCACCCCGGTGTGGATGATGCGTCAGGCGGGGCGCTATTTACCAGAGTACCGGGCCACCCGGGCTCAGGCCGGCAGCTTTATGGACCTGTGCCGCAACACCGAACTGGCTTGTGAGGTGACCCTGCAGCCGCTCGAGCGCTACCCGCTGGATGCTGCCATTCTGTTTTCGGATATTCTCACCATCCCCGATGCGATGGGCCTGGGCCTCTATTTCGAGGAGGGCGAGGGCCCCAAATTCCACAAGCCCGTGCGCACCGAAGCGGACATCCAACGGCTCGAGGTCGTTAACAGCGAATCCGATTTGGACTACGTGATGAACGCGGTGCGGACCATCCGCGGTGAATTGCACGGGCGCGTGCCGCTGATCGGGTTCTCCGGCAGTCCCTGGACGCTCGCGACCTACATGGTGGAAGGTGGCTCAAGTCGGGATTTCGCCCGCTGTAAGGAAATGCTCTACAGCCGGCCAGAGCTGATGCACCAACTGCTCTCGGTGCTGGCAGATTCCGTCACCGACTACCTGAATGCGCAGATCCGCGCTGGAGCCCAGGCGGTGCAGATCTTTGATACCTGGGGCGGCGCCCTGAGCCACGGTGCCTACCGGGAGTTCTCTCTCCAGTATATGGAGCGAATAGTCGCCGGCCTGATCAAAGAGGCAGACGGTAGACCGGTGCCCAGCATTCTCTTCACCAAAGGGGGCGGCCAGTGGCTCGAGTCCATGGCAGAAAGCGGCGCCTCGGCGCTGGGCCTGGACTGGACCACCGACATCGGCGCGGCCCGTGCCCGTGTGGGGGACCGTGTGGCGCTGCAGGGCAATCTGGATCCGGCCGTGCTCTACGCAACACCCGAGCGTATCCGGGAAGAGGTGGCTGCTATTCTCGCAGCCTTTGGCCAGGGAACCGGACACATATTCAATCTGGGCCACGGCATCACGCCGAAAGTCGATCCCGAGCATGCGCGGGCAATGATCGAAGCCGTGGTAGAGCTGTCACCGAAATACCACCTTTGA
- a CDS encoding HD-GYP domain-containing protein, with protein MAIEQAKVYVEDLQRGMFVSRLDRPWTRTPFALQGFYIRDLEEIRQLQKYCRYVYVDVVKTVGDAGVKLRRMTRSTAAAEKPRGVRSERGPVAPALIPCRPVQVQRDAYPEPLPARKEAAKADKLYREISEGMASVMSQAGKRAELPLKKMQGAMEQLVDSMLRSPDASAWLARLQEKDDHTYRHSIRASIWSVLFGRHIGLRRQDLIRLGLATLLKDVGKLLLDDDILQTVDRSPRQELEYRKFVGYSVDLLSREPQLDPEVVKIVQCHRERHDGSGYPAGLRGDKIPVLARMCGVVTFYDEATNPRGASFPVAPSRAVAELYDLRGVCYQEQLVVEFIQAIGLYPTGTQVELSTGEVAVVLEQTYRRRLKPKVMVVLDRDKQLLPQPRVLDLAADDDRKERLVERGKLTPGDKISIVKDLEPSRFPQVDVASVRDAYLFSRNRLPAFLSRVIGR; from the coding sequence GTGGCGATAGAACAAGCGAAAGTCTATGTAGAAGACCTGCAGCGCGGCATGTTTGTGTCGCGCCTCGATCGTCCGTGGACGCGCACCCCGTTTGCGTTACAGGGCTTCTATATCCGCGACCTCGAAGAAATTCGCCAGCTGCAGAAATACTGCCGCTACGTTTATGTGGATGTGGTCAAGACCGTCGGCGATGCGGGCGTCAAGTTGCGCCGCATGACCCGTTCCACTGCGGCTGCGGAAAAACCCCGGGGCGTGCGCTCCGAGCGCGGCCCTGTGGCCCCGGCCCTGATTCCCTGTCGCCCCGTACAAGTACAGCGCGACGCATACCCCGAACCATTACCTGCGCGTAAAGAGGCCGCCAAAGCCGACAAGCTCTACCGGGAGATTAGCGAGGGCATGGCCAGTGTCATGTCCCAGGCTGGTAAGCGGGCAGAGTTACCGTTGAAGAAAATGCAGGGGGCAATGGAGCAGCTGGTGGACAGCATGCTCCGCAGCCCGGATGCATCTGCCTGGTTGGCCCGGCTTCAGGAAAAAGATGACCATACCTACCGCCACTCCATCCGTGCGAGTATCTGGTCGGTACTTTTTGGTCGCCATATCGGGTTGCGGCGCCAGGACCTGATCCGTCTGGGGCTCGCAACGCTGTTGAAGGATGTGGGTAAACTGCTGCTGGATGATGACATCCTGCAGACCGTTGATCGCAGTCCTCGCCAGGAGCTCGAGTACCGGAAGTTCGTTGGCTACAGTGTCGACCTGTTGTCCCGCGAGCCGCAGCTGGACCCTGAAGTGGTCAAGATTGTGCAGTGTCACCGCGAGCGGCACGACGGCAGTGGCTATCCGGCTGGCCTCCGGGGTGACAAAATTCCGGTGCTGGCGCGCATGTGCGGTGTCGTTACCTTTTACGACGAGGCTACCAATCCCCGCGGTGCCAGTTTCCCGGTAGCTCCATCCCGCGCCGTGGCGGAGCTGTATGACCTGCGTGGCGTCTGCTATCAGGAGCAGCTGGTGGTGGAGTTTATCCAGGCCATTGGTCTCTACCCGACCGGTACCCAGGTGGAGCTTTCCACCGGCGAGGTCGCGGTAGTGCTGGAGCAGACCTATCGCCGTCGACTGAAACCGAAGGTGATGGTGGTGCTCGATCGGGACAAGCAGCTGCTGCCGCAGCCGCGTGTGCTCGACCTGGCTGCAGACGATGACCGCAAGGAGCGGCTGGTGGAGCGGGGCAAGCTCACCCCCGGAGACAAGATTTCCATTGTGAAGGATCTGGAGCCGAGCCGTTTTCCCCAGGTCGATGTGGCCTCCGTACGCGATGCCTACCTGTTCAGTCGCAACCGCCTGCCGGCGTTCCTGTCGCGGGTGATTGGACGCTAG
- the asd gene encoding archaetidylserine decarboxylase (Phosphatidylserine decarboxylase is synthesized as a single chain precursor. Generation of the pyruvoyl active site from a Ser is coupled to cleavage of a Gly-Ser bond between the larger (beta) and smaller (alpha chains). It is an integral membrane protein.), translating to MNPKLFAALQYLTPQHTLSRAAGWLAETRNTWIKDRFTGWFVDKYGVDMDEAQEPDYTAYANFNDFFTRALKDGARPIVDGEQALACPADGHVSQLGEIHNGRIFQAKGHDYSLLELVGGDPQVAAQFTGGTFATVYLSPRDYHRVHMPVDGVLRSMVHVPGQLFSVNQVTTEEVPRLFARNERVVCLFDTPAGPMAMVLVGAMIVASIETVWAGLVTPHKRRIRTTHYGDSKPIALNKGEEMGRFKLGSTVILLFGADRMKWLDSLGAESPVKMGEHLGDLQKDTN from the coding sequence ATGAATCCAAAGTTATTTGCCGCACTGCAATATCTCACCCCGCAGCACACGCTCTCCCGTGCGGCTGGCTGGCTGGCAGAGACACGCAACACCTGGATCAAGGATCGCTTCACCGGCTGGTTCGTGGACAAGTACGGCGTGGACATGGATGAGGCGCAGGAACCGGATTACACCGCCTACGCGAACTTCAATGATTTCTTCACCCGGGCACTCAAAGACGGTGCACGCCCGATCGTCGACGGAGAACAGGCCCTGGCGTGCCCGGCAGATGGCCACGTCAGCCAGCTGGGTGAGATCCACAACGGCCGTATTTTCCAGGCCAAGGGCCATGATTACAGCTTGCTGGAACTGGTGGGGGGAGACCCGCAGGTGGCCGCCCAGTTTACCGGCGGAACTTTTGCCACGGTTTATCTCTCACCGAGGGACTACCACCGCGTCCATATGCCGGTGGACGGCGTTTTGCGCAGTATGGTGCATGTCCCCGGCCAGCTGTTTTCCGTCAACCAGGTCACCACCGAAGAGGTTCCGCGCCTGTTTGCCCGAAATGAGCGGGTCGTATGCCTCTTCGATACTCCCGCCGGTCCCATGGCCATGGTGCTGGTCGGCGCGATGATTGTGGCCAGTATCGAGACGGTCTGGGCTGGTCTGGTGACCCCGCACAAACGGCGAATCCGCACCACCCACTACGGCGACAGCAAGCCGATTGCACTGAATAAGGGGGAGGAGATGGGCCGCTTCAAACTGGGCTCCACCGTGATCCTGCTGTTCGGCGCCGACCGGATGAAATGGCTGGACTCACTGGGTGCCGAGAGCCCGGTGAAAATGGGTGAACATCTGGGAGACCTGCAGAAGGACACCAACTGA
- a CDS encoding sulfurtransferase has product MSKSLPLIIEPEALAAQLEREDLLLVDLSAPANYQSGHIPGAIHLPFQALMAGTPPAPGKLPSLERLTELFRSIGLRPEQHVVAFDDEGGGWAGRFLWTLEVIGYHNYSYLNGGMHAWRAAGLPLTTELPAIQPSDIEIEIHRQPIMEAEDIQQQLGDATFQVWDARSPQEYRGEKVLAMKGGHIPGAVNCEWTQLMDPQRDLRIREDARDFLARLGLDDQHRIVTHCQSHHRSGFTWLVGKSLGFDIRAYPGSWSEWGNLPDTPTEQ; this is encoded by the coding sequence TTGTCAAAATCACTGCCCTTGATTATCGAACCGGAAGCCCTGGCCGCCCAACTGGAGCGCGAGGATCTGCTGCTGGTGGATCTCAGCGCGCCCGCCAACTACCAAAGCGGGCATATTCCCGGCGCTATTCATCTGCCGTTCCAGGCGCTGATGGCGGGCACCCCACCGGCCCCGGGGAAACTGCCTTCCCTGGAGCGGCTGACCGAACTGTTTCGCAGCATCGGCCTGCGCCCGGAACAGCATGTCGTTGCCTTTGATGACGAGGGCGGCGGCTGGGCAGGGCGCTTCCTGTGGACACTCGAAGTAATCGGTTACCATAACTACAGCTACCTGAATGGCGGTATGCATGCCTGGCGAGCCGCCGGCCTGCCGCTCACTACCGAATTGCCGGCCATTCAGCCCAGCGATATCGAGATCGAAATTCATCGCCAACCCATCATGGAAGCGGAAGACATCCAGCAGCAATTGGGCGATGCCACCTTCCAGGTCTGGGATGCACGTTCGCCGCAGGAGTACCGGGGCGAGAAAGTGCTGGCGATGAAAGGTGGCCATATTCCGGGTGCCGTGAATTGCGAGTGGACCCAGCTGATGGACCCGCAGCGTGATCTGCGCATCCGCGAAGACGCCCGCGATTTTCTCGCCCGACTGGGACTCGACGACCAACATCGCATCGTGACCCATTGCCAGAGCCATCACCGTTCAGGATTTACCTGGCTGGTGGGCAAGTCCCTGGGATTTGATATCCGCGCCTACCCGGGCTCCTGGAGCGAATGGGGCAACCTGCCCGACACCCCCACTGAACAGTAA
- the rsgA gene encoding small ribosomal subunit biogenesis GTPase RsgA, with product MSKRKLNRRQQWRIAKIQEEREARARKKAEGAEQALEEADLGPEQTGLVIANYGTQVLVESLAEPSLRQRCHVRANIETLVTGDRVAWRSAISERTGGLGVVGARLERTSELQRPDRYGDLKTVAANIDRIVIVIAPRPEPFANAIDRYLVAAESTGIAPLLLLNKIDLIDDSNREQLQDLLEPYPALGYPVLKLSTKTGEGLEPLLATLAKGTSVFVGQSGVGKSSLINALLPEAGARTGALSEATQKGTHTTTAAELFHLPSGGDLIDSPGIREFGLWHMSEQALLEGFVEFRPFIGHCRFRDCRHQGEPGCAINEALARGDISERRMNSFLHLRNSLQEE from the coding sequence ATGAGCAAGCGCAAACTCAATCGTCGCCAGCAGTGGCGAATCGCCAAGATCCAGGAAGAGCGGGAGGCCCGTGCGCGCAAGAAAGCCGAAGGTGCTGAACAGGCACTGGAAGAAGCCGACCTGGGCCCCGAGCAGACCGGGCTGGTGATTGCCAACTATGGCACCCAGGTACTGGTGGAGAGCCTGGCGGAGCCCTCCCTGCGCCAGCGCTGTCACGTGCGCGCCAATATCGAGACGCTGGTCACCGGCGATCGGGTTGCCTGGCGATCTGCCATCAGCGAGCGCACCGGTGGCCTCGGTGTCGTCGGTGCCCGCCTGGAGCGCACTTCGGAGCTGCAGCGGCCAGACCGCTACGGCGACCTGAAGACCGTCGCGGCCAACATCGATCGTATCGTGATCGTCATCGCACCGAGGCCCGAGCCTTTCGCCAATGCGATCGACCGCTATCTGGTCGCCGCAGAGAGCACCGGCATCGCGCCCCTGCTGCTGCTGAACAAGATCGACCTGATCGACGACAGCAATCGTGAGCAACTGCAAGATCTATTGGAACCCTACCCCGCGCTTGGCTACCCGGTGCTGAAACTTTCGACCAAAACCGGCGAGGGGCTCGAGCCACTGCTGGCGACGCTGGCCAAGGGCACCAGCGTTTTTGTTGGCCAGTCCGGTGTGGGCAAATCCTCTCTCATCAATGCGCTGCTGCCGGAGGCGGGTGCTCGCACCGGTGCCCTGTCCGAAGCGACCCAGAAAGGCACACACACCACTACCGCGGCGGAACTCTTTCACCTGCCCAGCGGTGGCGATCTGATAGACTCGCCCGGCATCCGCGAATTCGGCCTCTGGCACATGAGCGAACAGGCTCTGCTGGAAGGCTTCGTGGAATTCCGCCCGTTTATCGGTCACTGCCGTTTCCGCGATTGCCGCCACCAGGGTGAGCCAGGCTGCGCCATCAATGAGGCGCTGGCACGTGGCGACATCAGCGAGCGGCGCATGAACAGCTTCCTTCACCTGCGCAATAGCCTGCAGGAAGAGTAA
- the orn gene encoding oligoribonuclease, whose product MDQNNLIWIDLEMTGLDPERERIIEIATIITDSRLNILAEGPAMAIHQSDALLAAMDDWNTEQHGSSGLVKRVRESHITEREAERETLEFLGQWVQEGASPMCGNSIGQDRRFLVKYMPQLESYFHYRNLDVSSVKELARRWRPDVLEGVKKHSSHLAMDDIRDSINELKHYREHFFRL is encoded by the coding sequence GTGGATCAAAACAATCTTATCTGGATCGATCTGGAAATGACCGGGCTGGACCCGGAGAGAGAGCGCATCATCGAGATCGCCACCATCATTACCGATTCCCGCCTCAATATCCTCGCTGAAGGGCCGGCCATGGCTATTCACCAGAGCGATGCGCTGCTGGCGGCGATGGATGACTGGAACACTGAGCAGCACGGCAGCTCCGGTCTGGTGAAGCGGGTCCGGGAATCGCACATTACCGAGAGGGAGGCTGAGCGGGAAACCCTCGAGTTTCTCGGTCAATGGGTGCAGGAAGGGGCTTCCCCCATGTGCGGCAATTCTATCGGCCAGGATCGCCGTTTTCTCGTGAAGTACATGCCGCAGTTGGAGAGCTACTTCCATTACCGTAACCTGGATGTGAGTTCGGTGAAGGAACTCGCCCGCCGGTGGCGCCCGGACGTGCTGGAAGGTGTGAAAAAGCACAGCAGCCACCTGGCCATGGATGATATCCGCGATAGCATCAATGAGCTCAAACACTATCGCGAGCACTTCTTTCGGCTGTAA
- the queG gene encoding tRNA epoxyqueuosine(34) reductase QueG, with protein MNRAVLAELADLIKLWGRELGFQQIGITDCQLTQDAEHLRAWLDAGHHGDMDWMAAHGDKRWRPEHLEPGTLRVISARLDYLPPDTEPVRVLKDSSKAYVSRYATGRDYHKLIRKRLAQLGERIRHFCEEREIETSGRAFTDSAPVMERALAQKAGLGWIGKNCMVINSGAGSWFFLGELFTSLPLPIDESDEPNQCGDCSACLKICPTDAFAGPYQLDARRCISYLTIENKGPIPEEFREPMGNRVFGCDDCQIICPWNRFAHPTAESDFHPRHGLADGDLLTLFQWSEEEFLERTAGSAIRRIGYERWRRNLAVALGNGEASAEAIAALESALEDSTPLVAEHVRWALERLRSGRRRRRKIRRTQTER; from the coding sequence ATGAATCGGGCGGTCCTCGCCGAGCTGGCTGACCTCATCAAACTCTGGGGGCGCGAGCTCGGCTTTCAACAGATCGGCATTACCGACTGCCAGCTGACGCAGGATGCCGAGCACCTGCGCGCCTGGCTGGACGCCGGGCACCACGGCGATATGGACTGGATGGCAGCCCATGGCGACAAGCGCTGGCGCCCCGAGCACCTCGAGCCGGGAACACTCAGGGTCATCAGCGCGCGCCTCGACTATCTGCCGCCGGATACGGAACCCGTGCGAGTGCTCAAGGACTCCTCCAAGGCCTATGTCTCGCGCTATGCCACGGGCCGCGACTACCACAAGTTGATCCGCAAGCGACTCGCTCAGCTCGGCGAGCGGATTCGCCACTTCTGTGAGGAGCGCGAGATCGAGACGTCCGGGCGGGCGTTCACCGACAGCGCGCCGGTCATGGAGCGCGCCCTGGCACAGAAAGCCGGACTGGGCTGGATCGGCAAAAACTGCATGGTGATCAACAGTGGCGCGGGCTCATGGTTCTTCCTCGGCGAACTGTTCACTTCCCTGCCACTCCCCATCGACGAGAGCGATGAACCCAACCAGTGCGGTGACTGCAGCGCCTGCCTGAAAATCTGCCCCACTGACGCATTCGCAGGCCCTTACCAGCTGGACGCCCGCCGCTGTATTTCCTACCTCACCATCGAGAACAAGGGGCCGATACCCGAGGAATTCCGCGAGCCCATGGGCAACCGGGTGTTCGGCTGCGACGACTGCCAGATCATCTGCCCCTGGAACCGTTTCGCCCACCCCACGGCAGAATCAGACTTTCACCCCCGGCACGGCCTTGCCGACGGCGATCTGCTGACGCTGTTCCAGTGGAGTGAAGAGGAGTTCCTCGAGCGAACGGCGGGTTCCGCCATTCGTCGCATCGGTTACGAGCGCTGGCGACGCAACCTGGCGGTAGCCCTGGGCAACGGTGAGGCGAGCGCCGAAGCGATCGCGGCATTGGAATCTGCCCTGGAGGATTCGACCCCGCTGGTAGCCGAGCATGTCCGCTGGGCCCTGGAGCGACTGCGTAGTGGACGCCGACGCCGACGCAAAATCCGCAGGACACAGACGGAACGCTAA
- a CDS encoding NAD(P)H-hydrate dehydratase, giving the protein MDTPQPLYSAESVRELDRRVIAALDIPSIALMKRAGRRAFAQLMLRWPDLRRLQVYCGGGNNGGDGYVVAALAAQKQIPVAAYACVPPEKLSGDARTAYEYAVREGVHVVQSLTELDAEDGDTVIVDALLGTGFSGELREPVGHAVERINRSVAPVLAVDVPSGLNADTGHGDRAVQADVTVTFIGRKLGLFCGRGPALCGEVIFEDLGAPAEVYRSLDPLAWRYTGESVPRLAPRRADAYKNQFGHVLVVGGDTGFGGAALMAAESTARAGAGLVSLATRPEHLAAALTRCPEVMAHPVISGQELEPLLEIPDVIAVGPGLGRAPWGEQLLARAGRAEVPLVVDADALNILAGGRVLAGVRRDDWVLTPHVGEAARLLGWDTAEVLADPLAAVREVQAKFSGVVVLKGAGTLIAHDGGVDLINGGNPGMASGGMGDLLTGIIAALIGQRMPLVDAVRLAVWLHGAAGDHAAAEGQRGLLATDLLPFVRRLVD; this is encoded by the coding sequence ATGGATACGCCTCAACCCCTGTACAGCGCTGAATCGGTCCGGGAACTGGATCGGCGCGTAATCGCTGCACTGGATATCCCCTCGATTGCCCTGATGAAGCGCGCCGGTCGCCGCGCATTTGCCCAGCTGATGCTTCGCTGGCCCGACCTGCGTCGACTGCAGGTGTACTGTGGCGGCGGCAACAACGGCGGCGATGGTTATGTGGTGGCGGCGCTGGCGGCGCAGAAGCAGATCCCTGTCGCGGCCTATGCCTGTGTGCCGCCCGAAAAGCTATCCGGCGATGCGCGGACGGCCTATGAGTATGCTGTGCGGGAAGGCGTACACGTTGTCCAGTCGCTGACAGAGCTGGATGCGGAGGACGGAGACACGGTGATCGTCGACGCGCTCCTCGGCACCGGGTTCAGCGGTGAGCTGCGCGAGCCGGTTGGCCATGCGGTAGAGCGCATCAATCGCAGTGTCGCGCCGGTGCTGGCGGTGGATGTCCCCTCAGGGCTGAACGCCGACACCGGCCACGGCGATCGGGCCGTGCAGGCGGATGTGACCGTCACCTTCATCGGCCGCAAGCTGGGGCTTTTCTGCGGGCGCGGGCCGGCGTTGTGCGGCGAGGTGATATTTGAGGATCTCGGCGCTCCTGCCGAGGTCTATCGGAGTCTCGACCCGCTGGCCTGGCGCTATACCGGCGAAAGTGTGCCGCGCCTGGCCCCGCGTCGTGCCGATGCCTACAAGAATCAGTTTGGCCATGTGCTCGTGGTCGGCGGGGACACCGGCTTTGGTGGTGCGGCGCTGATGGCTGCGGAATCCACCGCCCGTGCCGGCGCAGGCCTGGTTTCACTGGCGACCCGGCCGGAACACCTGGCGGCGGCGCTGACCCGCTGCCCCGAGGTCATGGCGCATCCGGTGATCTCCGGTCAGGAACTGGAGCCGTTGCTGGAGATCCCTGATGTGATTGCTGTCGGACCCGGACTCGGGCGAGCGCCCTGGGGTGAGCAGCTGCTTGCGCGCGCAGGCCGGGCTGAGGTGCCGCTGGTCGTGGACGCTGACGCACTGAATATCCTCGCCGGTGGCCGCGTACTGGCCGGTGTACGCCGTGATGACTGGGTGCTGACTCCCCATGTCGGTGAAGCCGCGCGTTTGCTGGGCTGGGATACGGCCGAGGTGCTTGCCGATCCGCTCGCAGCAGTGCGCGAGGTTCAGGCCAAGTTCAGTGGGGTAGTTGTACTTAAGGGGGCGGGAACCCTGATCGCTCACGACGGTGGCGTCGACCTGATCAATGGCGGTAATCCCGGTATGGCATCGGGGGGCATGGGAGACCTGCTGACGGGAATCATCGCGGCGTTGATCGGCCAGCGCATGCCCCTGGTTGATGCAGTGCGGCTGGCGGTTTGGTTGCACGGCGCAGCCGGCGATCACGCCGCAGCCGAAGGACAGCGTGGACTCCTGGCAACAGACCTGCTGCCATTCGTGCGGCGGTTAGTGGATTGA
- the tsaE gene encoding tRNA (adenosine(37)-N6)-threonylcarbamoyltransferase complex ATPase subunit type 1 TsaE has translation MERRLERDLPDEETTVAAGIGLGRACLANGLSAGITVYLFGELGAGKTTFSRGVLRAFGHEGAVKSPTYTLVEPYEMGDWRVYHFDLYRLGDPEELEFMGVRDYFAPGCLSLVEWPQRGVGILPEPDLEVSLEVSGAGRKIRIGAHSPNGERVLAAAEKLL, from the coding sequence ATGGAGCGAAGGCTGGAGCGGGATCTGCCGGACGAGGAAACAACCGTCGCTGCGGGTATCGGCCTGGGCCGGGCCTGTCTCGCCAACGGCTTGTCTGCCGGTATCACCGTGTACCTGTTCGGTGAGCTGGGCGCGGGTAAAACGACCTTTTCCCGTGGCGTATTACGGGCTTTCGGCCACGAGGGAGCGGTCAAGAGTCCTACCTATACCCTGGTGGAACCCTACGAAATGGGGGATTGGCGCGTTTACCATTTCGACCTCTACCGCCTCGGTGACCCCGAGGAACTCGAATTTATGGGAGTGAGGGATTACTTCGCCCCCGGCTGCCTGAGCCTGGTGGAGTGGCCTCAGCGCGGTGTCGGCATCCTGCCGGAGCCGGATCTCGAGGTTTCACTCGAGGTTTCGGGTGCCGGGCGGAAGATCAGGATTGGTGCACACTCACCCAATGGTGAAAGAGTGCTCGCGGCCGCGGAAAAATTGCTGTAA
- a CDS encoding N-acetylmuramoyl-L-alanine amidase, translating into MKRIPLRLFALVVALVLTAPVLATEIEGVRLWRAPDHTRLVFDLSEPAEHKLFTLAEPHRVVIDISDAQLAAALAGLELENTPIAAVRHARQNQRDLRVVLDLKQQTNPRSFALRRHGDLPDRLVIDLHDKVVQEEKTLLQVSRERDVVIAIDAGHGGEDPGALGPGGLREKDVVLAISRQLHKAIDARPGFKAKLVRTGDYYIPLRDRVNKGRQLRADLFVSIHADAFTRKDARGAGVYAVSSRGATSETARFLAQRENESDLIGGAGSLNLGDKDDTLAGVLLDLSMTATMNASLDIGASVLQQLGGVTHLHKKRVEQANFAVLRSPDVPSILVETGFITNPQEARRLRDPSFQRRLAQKLSDGIVAHFTTRPPAGSWLAANQDRLDRRHTIARGDTLSGIAARYNVSVASLKKLNGIDSAVIRVGQTLSIPSS; encoded by the coding sequence ATGAAGCGAATCCCGCTGCGACTGTTCGCCCTCGTGGTGGCGCTGGTACTGACGGCGCCGGTGCTGGCGACCGAAATCGAAGGTGTGCGGCTCTGGCGAGCCCCCGACCACACCCGTCTGGTGTTCGACCTCAGTGAACCGGCCGAACACAAGCTGTTCACTCTGGCCGAACCCCATCGCGTCGTAATCGATATCAGCGATGCGCAGCTGGCGGCAGCACTTGCAGGGCTGGAGCTCGAGAACACACCCATCGCAGCGGTGCGGCACGCGCGGCAGAATCAGCGCGACCTGCGTGTTGTGCTCGACCTGAAACAGCAGACCAACCCGCGCAGCTTTGCCCTGCGCCGTCACGGTGATCTGCCCGACCGCCTGGTAATCGACCTGCATGACAAAGTGGTGCAGGAGGAAAAGACCCTGCTGCAGGTCAGCCGGGAGCGCGACGTGGTGATCGCCATCGACGCCGGCCACGGCGGTGAGGATCCCGGTGCGCTCGGCCCCGGCGGGTTGCGAGAGAAAGATGTGGTGCTGGCCATCAGCCGTCAGCTGCACAAAGCGATCGATGCCCGGCCGGGCTTCAAGGCGAAACTGGTACGCACCGGTGACTACTACATTCCGCTGCGCGATCGGGTCAACAAGGGGCGCCAGTTGCGGGCTGATCTGTTCGTCTCGATTCACGCCGATGCCTTTACCCGGAAGGACGCCCGCGGTGCCGGTGTCTATGCCGTTTCTTCCCGGGGTGCCACCAGTGAAACGGCGCGTTTCCTGGCCCAGCGGGAAAACGAGTCGGACCTGATTGGCGGTGCCGGTAGCCTGAACCTGGGGGACAAGGATGACACTCTGGCCGGTGTGCTGCTGGATCTCTCGATGACCGCCACTATGAATGCCAGCCTCGATATTGGAGCCAGCGTCCTGCAGCAACTGGGTGGCGTCACGCACTTGCACAAGAAGCGGGTTGAACAGGCCAACTTTGCCGTATTGCGCTCACCGGACGTGCCTTCGATCCTTGTGGAGACCGGCTTTATCACCAACCCGCAGGAAGCACGGCGCCTGCGTGACCCCTCGTTCCAGCGCCGGCTGGCACAAAAACTCAGCGACGGTATAGTGGCCCATTTTACGACGCGCCCGCCGGCGGGCAGCTGGCTGGCGGCCAACCAGGATCGACTGGACCGCCGCCATACCATCGCCCGTGGTGACACCCTTTCCGGGATTGCCGCGCGATACAATGTGTCGGTTGCCTCTCTGAAGAAGCTGAATGGCATCGATTCGGCGGTGATCCGGGTTGGGCAGACCCTCAGCATTCCGTCGAGCTGA